In Methanothermococcus okinawensis IH1, the genomic window ATCAATTTGGTATCTTCTTACCAATTTCATTCTCATAGTATCTTGATTAGCTTTGGCTTTTGTGGAAGTCTCATGTCCTAAGTATCGATCCACATATTTTCCAGCTTTTTTTAGTGTATAATATATTTTTTCTTTTTCATTTCCTATTTCTTCAACCAGGTAATAATCACCTAATTTTTGCAGGAATAGTTCCGATGCTCGAAGTTTTCTAAGTCCATGGATGCTAATTTTATGATCTATATAATAACTTAAATCATTCCTTTTTAAACATTCTCGAAAAAACTTATTAATTGCTCCTCTTTTAACAGGGATAATCCAATTATTTTTATTTATATCTTTGGAAATACATTCTTTTTTAATATCACTTAATAAAATATATTCTTCTTTTGACAGTGCAGGGATAACCCTATAAACTCCACCTTTGCCCTTCCTAATTATAAGGTATGCATCATAAGGGGATTTGTCAATTACAAACTTTTGTAATTTTTGAGGTATTTCGTCAAAACTCATGGCAATATCATTATAACACAATCGTGACAACTCAGATACACGAAGACCAAAGTGACGAGCTAAGGGAATACCTATTTTAGCAGTTGATTTGGAATTTCTAAAAAAATCACTGTTTATTATTTTTTCATAGTGAGCGGGATCTATTCTCATAGTCCTATCTTCACATCTAACAGCGTCAATAGGAACATGAATCCCTTTTGCAAAATTAAAAATGTAGCTTGGATTATTCAAATCTTTATTAAAGGATTTTTGTGAAGCCAGAGCAAGGGCTTTTATCATTGCAGTGTATTTCCTCAATGTGCTATAATGCACCCCTTCTTTTGCTTTTGTTTCAAGGAATTTTTGAGCCATCTCAGGTGTTATATCCTTAATGTATTTTATGCCATAAGTTTTTTGAATCCAGTCACCAAACAGTTTTGCAAATTTTTGAAGTGATTCTTTATAACTTTCTTTACATTTGTATCCTTGGAAAAAATCACCACTCGACGAAATAAACCAAATATTAGCTTTTTTAGTTACCCACGTATCATAGTCTATGTTGCCAGTCTTTAATTGATTGTCAAGCTCCCTCCATTGATTTTTTAACTCTTTTTTTGGAGCTTTCCATTTATAGGATTTAGTAACCGCGAATAAAAACTGGTGTTTTACTGCTCTATGTCTTGCCATGTTATCACTTAATTTCAATATAATAATATATCAAAATAATAAAAATAGTCCTTTTTTCGCTCGTCAGCGAGTAAGTGGGGCTTACTCGCTACCGATACCCCCTTAAATTAATGTCCCCAGTATAGTAGTAACAATATAAAAAACACTCTTGAACCCACAAGGCTCAATATCAGAGCCTACAAGCACCATGGAACAGGCGGAATATTCCAGTCCCCATTCCAGCTCCTCCCTCATCTTATCATATTAATATATGATAAGGTCATTGATCATCGGAGCTACTTTAAAATTTAAATTTAAAAATAGATTTTTTTCAAAAGATTCTTTAGTTTTGTATTTAATATTTATATTATTTTTTTCTTTTCAATTTTTCGCCAACAAATTTTTTGATTTGATATTTATACAATTATAAAGTACACTATTTAAGTATATAAATCTAACGGAAAAAGCCTTATAGCATGTTTTTATCGTATATAAATGTTTCTATTTTAAAAAAAACGCTAAAACATTGGAAAAATTACAACATACAAGTAATAATAAATATGAAAAATTTAACAAAATATAATATTAAAATAGAATGTTCCACAAATGTTCCAATACATTATGGAACATAAAACAAGAATAATCCATCGATAAAACTACTAAAATAAGATAAATATATCGTTAAAAAAAATGTTCCATATTTTTGTGTTTTCTATGTATATATTTTTAGAAAAAAATTTAATAATAATACTAAAAAAAATATTAAAAAATTAATTAAAAATTTTTATAACAAAATATTTTGGAACATTTGGAACATTTGGAACATAAAAATAAATAAGAAAAAATAACGGAATAAACAATAAATAAAAGCCAAATTAATAATATTTTATGTTCCTTATATATGTTCCATACAATGAACATTTGGAACATTGTATATTATATTAATTTTAAACTTTGAATTTCTAAAAAAAACTTCAAAAATAGCAATCGTTTAAAATTCATATAGCATGTTTTTATTGTATATAAATGTTTGCATAATTCTTATTTTAAAAAAATAAATATGCTATGGAGCCTATGCTTGAAAAAAAGCAAAAGGTTTAAATATTAAAAATGTAAAAATAGTATATATTAAATAATTAAATTGTAGATGTTGGCTGCATCTACATGAAAAACACCATATATTGGTTTATTTTATTAATTATCAATAAATTAATAGTTCAATCTAATTTAACACACGGTGATATATTTACAACTAAACACACTGTGTATGTAATTAATTACTGTATATGTAAATAACTGATTAATTAAACAACTAAACACAGTGATTAAACACGGTGATATATCTATGGCTACTTCTATAAATACTTTTCCAAAGGAACTATTTAATCAAAATACAAACATAAAGGAATCAACAAATATATTATATAAAAAAGAAATCTCTACAAATGAGATGGACTATTTTATAGGCTCATATAGTGATATTAATAAACCTATTTTTAAGAGACTTAGAAAAATCTATCCTTTTTTAGATGAGGAATTGCAAAAAATAGCAACATCCAGCAATAAACACAATATAAAAATAATTATAGGATTGCAATTAGTATTGGCTTATGATCATCAAGAGTATAAACTATACCTGCAAAACAATATCAAATTAATTGATAATGAGACAACTGGGGCTTGCACCTATAATCATACTATTTTAGATGAAAATTCAGATAAAACATTAGTCTTTGCATTTCAAAATGCAGAGGAGATAATAGACTTATTTTTGAAAAATAAATATTATTACTTTAAGAATGTTTTTACATACAAATATGTTCCAAAAGTAGAAGATTATAAAAATAACGATATATATGCCATTCAAAAATATATCAGCATAGATGCTACTAAAATAATTAAAAAAATGGATGGTATAAGGTATGAAATATTAAAAATGCTGTATGGGTTTTTAAAGGATAGAATAATTTATAAGTCAAGTGCTTTAATTTTAGCAGAGTATAATAATAAAATAATATTCCCGGAAGTAGAAAAAGCACCAGAGATGCATGATTACAATGCAATACCCACACCAGAGGAACTATATCACGAATTATCCAATATAAACATTGATGATAATAAGAAAAGAATGTTATTAACGGAGCTAACTAAACTAAATAAAGACCATAATATTTTAACTATGGCATATTATATGGGAACGCTCCTTATTCCTATCATTAATTATGAAACTACACCCTACCTTATATTATATGGTGATTCAAACTGTGGAAAGACTAAAACAGCAAACTTATTTAATTTTGCCAATATACAGTCAGATAGAACCACAACAACACAGATTATGAGAACATGCCACGGCTATGGGTGTGGTTATTTTGTATTGGATGAACCTAAAACTATATCCAATGATGTATTGCAGATGTTAAAAGATATATCAACTAAAAAAAGATATACAAAATCATATGGAAAAACAGGACAGAAATATATATTTAAAATGGGCGGTATAATCTCAGCAAATTCAATATATGAAATTAGAACCAAAAGCCCCGAGGACATGCAGGCATTTATAAGGCGTAATATTGTATTAAAACTAAATGAAGATGATAAACTAACTAATATTAATAATGTAGTTAGGAAATTAGAGAAGGAGAATTTATCACTTAAAAAGATATTCATAGACTTTTTAATGAGTAAAAATCCACAGGAATTAATAATCCAATATGAAAGCATAGATACCGATGAAGAACAATATAAATTTATAATTTTTGGTTTAAGACTATTGAAAGAACTATTTGATAGTTTTGGAATTAACTTTTTAACTGATGAAAGAATAAACGAAATAATAAACAGATTAAAAGAAACAGAAAGAGAATTCCAGCAAGACATACTAAAAGATGACAATATTGTAGAGATGATTGAGCAAATAATATACAATAACACAATAAATACCATCTCCTTGGATAATAAAAACCCCTGTGATTTAACTGATACAAAGGTATTGAATGAATATACTGATATATTATATAGGCGGTATGGTTACACAATATATTATATGGATGATAAAAAAAGAATAGCAATAAATAAGGTAGGACAGCTAAAACTAATCAAAACATTAAATAAACAATATGGCACTAACTATCCAGAACAAACCACACAAGAGTGGCTTGCTGAAAAATTGAAGGAAAAAGGAATATACGTGGAAATATCAAGGAAGAGAATCTCAAACAGACCTGATGCTATAATACCAAGATGTTTATTTATTGAAATACCTTACAATTACGATTTACAGGATTATTCAAACTTAATTGATATAATCATCCCTATGTGTGAGATTGGACAAGGTTGGATTAACACCCAAGAATTAAAAGAAAAAGCGACAGTTAAAAGTATAGAATTGTATAAAGTAAGTGAATGTATGAATTTATTGAAGCATTATAACTTAATTGAAGAGGAAAAAGAAGAAAATTGTAAAATAAATATTAAGAAATTAAAAAATATGGTGGAAATAGGAGATGAATCAGGGGGTAAATCAAGGGATATGTCTCTACCAGGTAAAAAAGAACAACCTTGTGGTGATAAGGTATTCTATGTGATGACAACACTTACAAGTATATTTGGAAGTGATCCAATAGATTACGATACTATTAAAGAGCAATCTGGAATGGATGAAGAAGAATTGGATAAAGCATTAACCAAGTTAAAATGGGATGGTTATATTGACGAGCCACGCCCCGGAAAATATAGGATGATTTAAATGTTATTTATTTTATGTTATTGTGTTGGGAACTAACATGTTGATATTTATATATTACTACTTATTTTAGGTGAGCTCATGGTAAATTATGATTACAAATTTTTAAAAGATAAGGGATTTTTTAAAAATCAAAGGGAATATGATGAAAATGGCACCAATATTATAGTTGACATGGATAATTATATTGTCTATGTTGAAGTAAATAATGATGATAAGCTCAATGAATTGAAAAAAGCAATTTTAGAAAAATATCCAAAAATAGATGTGATTTATTTTCACTATCCAGCAGATAATAAAATAAAGGTATTTAGAAAATGGGGAGAGGTTAAGTGGTTTTATTATTCTGATAATCTAAGAAATGATAGGAAAAAAAGTAAAAAAGATAAATTAAAAAAATTTGCACCCGATAATGTAAGTATATTATTTGATATTAAGGATGTAATGGATAGATTTTATAAAGATTTATGGGTACATAGGTTAGAAATGGCTAAAAGTATAACTGAACCACTCACAGATAGTGATAAATTATTCATTGCTCAGCATTTTATTGATAGGTTGGTATTTTTCTACTTTTTAGCACAGTTGGGAATTATTAATATTAATATAAAATATAAAGGTGAGCTCCACAATATTAAACTAAACAAGAAGGGAACAAGGGAATTCTTTAATTATCTGTTGAATATCGTTGGAGATGAAGGGTTACACTATATATTAAATAAGATATTTTTTAATGGGTTAGGTAACGGAGAAGATGTGGATAAAAATGGTTTTGTTGTTCTTAGTTTCTCAATAAAGGATACAGATATTGATATTAAAGTCCCATACCTAAATGGTGGATTATACCGAGTAAAAAAATTTAATGATATAGATGAAACAGAAATAAAATTCAATGGACTTAAAAACTTAATTGAAACGCTAAATAAATATAATTGGGTTATAGGCGATTATACAGAAGAGGATGATGACTCAATAGGTAGCATATCGCCAGAGATAATGGGACATGTTTATGAAAAATTTGTTGTAGGTTTGGAGAATATTGGGGAAATAGAATTGGATAAAATAGAAATTGGTAAGGAGGTTAAAATTGGTAGAAAAAAGGTAGGGGCGTTTTACACTCCTGAGGAAATAACTAAATATATTTCAAAAAACACTATTACACCATATTTATTTGATAAATTAGAAGTTAGCAAACATTATAAAGATTTTGATGATTTTGTAGATAATGCTTCAAAAGAGGAGTTAAAAAAAGCATTAAGTGTTTTGAATGATATTAAAATATTAGATCCAGCATGTGGTAGTGGTCACTTCTTAGTATGTGCAGGGGAGCTCCTATTCAATATGAAAAATACTATTTGTAATAAATTATATGAAAAAGATGGTTCATTTATTAGAAAGCATAATGCCTATGATGAAGTTAAGAATATTATAGTGAATAATTTATGTGGTGTGGATATTTGTAATAGTGCTGTTGAGATTGCTAAATTAAGATTGTGGTTGTGGTTGGTAAGTCAGTTAAAGGATGATTCTTCTAAATTAGAACCTTTACCTAACTTGGAGTATAATATTAAATGTGGAAACTCATTAATTGGGTGGGTTGATGAACCATTAGTTTTGCCTAACTATGAGAATGATAGTTTAATTAATAGGAAAAAAATTGAAGAAAAGTTAAATGAATTAAATTCATTAATAATTGAAGAAAAGTTAAATAAATTAAATTCATTAAAAGTTTGTGAGGATGAAAAAGAGAAAAATGAATTAAATTCATTAATAAAAGTTTGTGAGGATGAAAAAGAGAAAATTGAAAAAGTTAGGAAATTACTTAATAAAAAAGTAGGAACAAAAAAGAGAGAGAAATTTGATGATATTTATGTTGAAGCATTTCACTTACTATACTTAATATATAGAACTAGTCATGGGGGTAAGGCAGGAATCTTAAAAACTATTTTAGAAGAAATCAGAAAAGAAATTTATAATGTAATTAATAATTGTTATTTGAATTATATTAACAGTAAATTAAAAGCAAAAGATAAAATTTCAGAAAAAGATTTTTTAAATTTAAATCCATTCCATTGGAGGATTGATTTTGGTTGGATTGTTAAAAATGGTGGTTTTGATATTGTAATTGGTAATCCACCTTATGGAAATTTATTATCAAATGTTGAAAAATTAATAGTTGAGAAAATTTATATGTCAGATACTTCTGAAATTGCGGGAGTATTTGTAGAGAGAGGGATTAATGTTTTGGAAAATAATGGGTATTTGTCATATATCATAACCTTTGCCATAACATTTAATAAAAAACTATCTAAAACTCGTGAAATTTTAAGAAAAAATTTCGAAAAAATATTTATTTCATCATTTGATAGGGATAAATGTAGATTTTTTGAAGGCATGTCTCAATCAGTATCAATACTTAGAGCTAAAATTAAAAAAATAAATGGTGGGGGGACATTTTATACAAGCAAGATGTTTAGAGAAATGCCAAAAAATTTAAACAATATAAAATATTCTCCAGCTAATGAATATTTATTGTTAAATAATGAAGATATAGGGAACAGATTTGATATACAACATAGGTTGCCAAAGATTGGAGGATTATTAAATCTTAAAATTCTTGATACTTTGTTAAAAAACACAAATAAAGCAAAAAATGTAATTGGTACTGGATGTTCAACAATTTGGATAAGGACAAGTGGTAATTATTGGTATAATGCTTGGGATAAAAAACCTTATGAAAGCACTGAAATAAAATCAATGTCTGTAAAAGAAGTATGGAGTAATTTTATTATGTTGTTTATGAATTCTTCATTATTCTATTGGTGGTTCAGGATATATGGGGATGGGAGACACATGAATATGGATATTTTAAAAGCTATACCCCTACCTAATGAAGATACTATAAAGAAAGATGCTAAATTATTGGAATGTGTTAGAAATATTACAATGGATAAATTGTTTAGTGTTTTTGATAGTGGAAGAAATAGGTTTAACACAAGTGATGTAAAAGGCTATTTAGATTTGATAGATTTGATTATTGGGAAGAAGTATTATAATCTACAACCATATGAGATAATACATATATTAAATACTGACTATGAAGTTAGGGGCGGGATTAAACTATATTCTCCATTTTATGAATTGATACATTATTTGGCATTTCTTACTCTTAAAAAACAAAAAGAGGATACGGATACAATAAACTTTATGGATATAATAATCAACAATTTAATATACGAGCTCTATTTCAAAGAAAAATTCTATGAGGATAAAATATACAATGAACCAAAAGAATATTTATTGGAAGCAGTTTCAAAGCACTTAGAACCAATAAATTATGATAAATGGGCTGAACTATATTGGAAAAAGCAATTAGAAAATAACTTAACATCAGAAGAAGAGCAAGAATTAAAACAATTAGAAGAAAATAATATAAAAACAGTAAAAGAAGTTTATAATTCTATAAAAGAAGATAAAGAAATTAATGAGTTAATTAACAAAATAAAATCTCATAAATGGGTTAAGATTATTGAATGTGTAAACAACTCCATTTAAAATTACAATATATAATAATTATACATAACTTTTTTTAGTTTTTTGAAGCATGCTGATGTTCGTATGTGTTATTCCGAACTCATGGCTTAGTTAATAGGAAATAAACGAAAATCGAGCCATAATCATTATATATTATATATACTAATATTTAGATAGATTGAAGATAAATAATAAGATTTTTAAAATGCCAAATCCTTTTGTAAAGAATGGAAAAGTTCAAATTGAAAAATGTTATTAAGGAGAAAAAATGAACAAAAAAGATTCTTCTTATTTAGAATCCAATTTAGAAAAAGAAAAAAAGATATCCTTAGAAATTGATCCAGAAGTTGATAGGCTGTTGAGGGATTATCAATATAAACCTATTAAGGAGTTTGAAAGATGGGTTAATGAGACAATTAAAAAAATCGAATCATCAGATGTAGGGTTGAGCTCAGAAGGTGAAGCTAAAATAATGGTGGGGTATTTGCGTCAATGTATATCGGTTAAGGCATCCACAGTTTGGCAGTTGCCTAGATTTATGATTGATAATGACGAGATGTTGAGATTTGAACAATTAAAATCTAAATTGGAAATCACAATAGCACTGGCAAGAGATAGGTATAAAGTTAATAAAAGAAAAGATATTGTAAAAGTGGTTAAATCTATTGCTACATCTGTTACCAACTTATTGCATAAATTACCATAAAATCTTCATGTATTAAAATTGACAATACAAGCATTTATATTTTTAGTTCTTCTTTTGAGACATATGGCCACATTTTAATATATCTTTGTATGTATCTAAATATTTTCAATAACTTAATTTTATAGTATAATACATTGGTATAATATGGATGGTTCTTTGAAGATAATTCAAAAGAATTTCGACATTCATAGTATAATGTTAGTCTAATTCTAATTGCTATTTTCTGACATATAACTGCCCTTTAAAATAATATATATGTTTTTAATTTTTGATATATACTTATAATTAAAATCTTAAAGGTGAGCTCATGCAATCTCTTCAAACTATCCCTATCTATAACAATAAACCAGGTATAGTCTCTAACGAAGATACAGTATTAAACTTATTCAAATCAAAAATTAGGGATGCAATAAAACATAAAAAGGAAATATCCATATACTGTGCAGTGGGGTTCTTCTTTTTTAATGGTTTATCGGAATTAATCGAAGATTTAAGAAAATTATATGATAAAAATTTAGTAAAAGAGTTTAAGCTTTTAATGGGAAGGGAAACAACAAGAGACACAAAAGAGATGTTAAAGTTAATTACAAATGATGCTACAAACCTAACTAATGAAGATTACCTATTTTTAAAAGAATTACACAATAAAAATATATTTCAATTTAAAATTTACACGGATAAACGATTTCACAGTAAGATGTATATTTTTAAGGCAAACAATATCATAGAAGATGTTTATGCAGGGAGTGCAAACCTTACAAGAGCAGGACTAACCAACAATATAGAGTTGGTAGTTCCAACAGGAGCATCAAATATTGAAAGAGAAAACTATGAAATATTTTTTAACGAATTATGGAAAAAAGGGACTGATGAATTAGAAGAGTTAAAAACAATAGACATTATTAAACAGGGAGCAACTACCAAAGCATTTTACCTTCCACCGAAGGAGTTTTTTTGTAATCTATTAAAAATAATGGATAAAGAATACCTGCTATCAAACCCATCATTAGAAATTGAATATTTAGCAGAATTTCAAAAGATGAGTTATTATTACTGTTTAGAAAAACTCCACAATTATGGAGGTTGTATCTTAGCAAATTCTGTTGGGCTGGGGAAAACAGATGTAGCATGTGCCATATCAAAATACTACAATGAAATGAATAAAAAAGTATTGATAATTCATCCACCAAATATAAAACACCAATGGATAGGAATATTAAAAAAGGTAGGGTTAAATCCATACAAGGATGTAGATTTATTATCAATGGGTGTATTACAGAGTAAAGACTTTAAACCTTACAATTATAACAAGAATTACGATTTAATAATCATAGATGAGGCTCACAATTTTAGGAATAGGAGCTCCAACAGAAGAAAAAATTTAGATGAAGTTATAAAAATTAACCAAAATATTCATACATTACTATTATCTGCGACACCTATTAACACTTCGTTGGATAATTACATTAGTTTGATTGAATTATTTACCTTAAAGCCCTCATATAATAGTAAATTTGAAAACATGGGGATATTAACCAAAATAAACACCGCTAAAAAATATATTAAAAATAAGGATACAATAAATGCCGTCACCACAGTTAGAGATTTGATTAAGGAATTCACTGTAAGAATAGAATGGATTGATGTAATTAATCACTTTAAGGACGATTTAATTAAGATTGCAGGTATTGACAACTTTGAAATGCCAGAGGTTCAGCCAGTAGAATATAGTTATAATAAGGACATCGTTAAGGCAGTTTTTGATAGGGTTGTAAATTATTTAGAACATTTGAATTTTGAATATGCTAAATTATGGGATGAAGAAGGATATAAGGAAGATAAATATCTTCTCTTTTGGTATAAATGGAGGTTATATAAACGATTAGAAAGCAGTATTTATGCTTTTAAAAAGAGTTTAAAGAAATATATTGAAAGAAATGAGTATTTACTAAATGCTTTTGAGTGTATAAATCATAATAAGTTAGTAACCACCCCAGATATAGAAAAATTATTCCCTAAGGATAGGTTAGAAACAATATATTCTACATATAGTAGCTTAGATGACGACATAAAAAAGACAATAATGAACAATATTAAAAATGATATTGAAATCACTAAAATCATGCTGGAACGAGTAAATAGTATAGAAAATCTATTAAAAAAAGATGACAAGGTTAGAGTATTAATCAATATTCTTAAAAAAGAGAACAAACCAACTATCATCTTTTCAGAGTCAAAAGATACAGTATTATATCTTAAAAGTAAATTGGAATCTAACGGATTTAGCAATATAGGGGTAGCTTATGGAGGAGATAAAGGGGGAAAAATAAATAAAAAGAAAATACAGGAGTCATTTAACAACGGTAAATTTGATATTCTTATAACTACTGATACACTAAGTGAAGGAGTTAATCTTCCAAGGGCAGATGTTGTAATTAACTTTGATTTACCATATAATCCTGTTAGATTAATTCAAAGGGCAGGGCGTGCTATTAGATTGAACAACCCAAAGCATATTAAAATATACAATTTCAAACCTGATGAAAGTATTGACAAGGAGTTAGAGCTCTGTGAGAGGTTAAAAGAAAGGGTTGAAAATATTGCAGTTACAGTTGGATTGGAGTTTTTAATTTGGGCAGTTGAACAGAAAAAAATAGATAAGTTTTCAGATGAAAATAGAGAACTTGTTTATAATTGTATTAAAGAGTATAAAAATAAATTAGCGAGCTCAGGTCTTGAAGAGTTGGAAAGAAGCATAGGTAATGCAGTTAGTAAAGAGGATTATGTTTTAAGGGAATATATTAACCAATACAATATTTCAAAAGAGAGTATTCTTATTTATTATAAAAAATACAGTAAGCCTATATACACTTCATTAAAAAGAGATTATAAAGAAGATGATTATTTTGTTGTATTAAAATATAGAGGTAACAACTATTACTGTGGGGAGCTCAGTTATCATCCAATTGAATATAAATCACCATT contains:
- a CDS encoding tyrosine-type recombinase/integrase, which gives rise to MARHRAVKHQFLFAVTKSYKWKAPKKELKNQWRELDNQLKTGNIDYDTWVTKKANIWFISSSGDFFQGYKCKESYKESLQKFAKLFGDWIQKTYGIKYIKDITPEMAQKFLETKAKEGVHYSTLRKYTAMIKALALASQKSFNKDLNNPSYIFNFAKGIHVPIDAVRCEDRTMRIDPAHYEKIINSDFFRNSKSTAKIGIPLARHFGLRVSELSRLCYNDIAMSFDEIPQKLQKFVIDKSPYDAYLIIRKGKGGVYRVIPALSKEEYILLSDIKKECISKDINKNNWIIPVKRGAINKFFRECLKRNDLSYYIDHKISIHGLRKLRASELFLQKLGDYYLVEEIGNEKEKIYYTLKKAGKYVDRYLGHETSTKAKANQDTMRMKLVRRYQIDVISPEDIASRLSECGADYNKALSIVNEILSEL
- a CDS encoding helicase-related protein gives rise to the protein MQSLQTIPIYNNKPGIVSNEDTVLNLFKSKIRDAIKHKKEISIYCAVGFFFFNGLSELIEDLRKLYDKNLVKEFKLLMGRETTRDTKEMLKLITNDATNLTNEDYLFLKELHNKNIFQFKIYTDKRFHSKMYIFKANNIIEDVYAGSANLTRAGLTNNIELVVPTGASNIERENYEIFFNELWKKGTDELEELKTIDIIKQGATTKAFYLPPKEFFCNLLKIMDKEYLLSNPSLEIEYLAEFQKMSYYYCLEKLHNYGGCILANSVGLGKTDVACAISKYYNEMNKKVLIIHPPNIKHQWIGILKKVGLNPYKDVDLLSMGVLQSKDFKPYNYNKNYDLIIIDEAHNFRNRSSNRRKNLDEVIKINQNIHTLLLSATPINTSLDNYISLIELFTLKPSYNSKFENMGILTKINTAKKYIKNKDTINAVTTVRDLIKEFTVRIEWIDVINHFKDDLIKIAGIDNFEMPEVQPVEYSYNKDIVKAVFDRVVNYLEHLNFEYAKLWDEEGYKEDKYLLFWYKWRLYKRLESSIYAFKKSLKKYIERNEYLLNAFECINHNKLVTTPDIEKLFPKDRLETIYSTYSSLDDDIKKTIMNNIKNDIEITKIMLERVNSIENLLKKDDKVRVLINILKKENKPTIIFSESKDTVLYLKSKLESNGFSNIGVAYGGDKGGKINKKKIQESFNNGKFDILITTDTLSEGVNLPRADVVINFDLPYNPVRLIQRAGRAIRLNNPKHIKIYNFKPDESIDKELELCERLKERVENIAVTVGLEFLIWAVEQKKIDKFSDENRELVYNCIKEYKNKLASSGLEELERSIGNAVSKEDYVLREYINQYNISKESILIYYKKYSKPIYTSLKRDYKEDDYFVVLKYRGNNYYCGELSYHPIEYKSPLTNKDFKIITEMINSKVNEIDNMFIGTKVRVDKLTREIKKLCNEDNQLRRWIISKEGQINTLPRADKEKVIAKLKEYNEAPEIFKSNDKSLKIITDLNSIVNKRNVQITMDKPELVAVIKYKV
- a CDS encoding Eco57I restriction-modification methylase domain-containing protein, yielding MVNYDYKFLKDKGFFKNQREYDENGTNIIVDMDNYIVYVEVNNDDKLNELKKAILEKYPKIDVIYFHYPADNKIKVFRKWGEVKWFYYSDNLRNDRKKSKKDKLKKFAPDNVSILFDIKDVMDRFYKDLWVHRLEMAKSITEPLTDSDKLFIAQHFIDRLVFFYFLAQLGIININIKYKGELHNIKLNKKGTREFFNYLLNIVGDEGLHYILNKIFFNGLGNGEDVDKNGFVVLSFSIKDTDIDIKVPYLNGGLYRVKKFNDIDETEIKFNGLKNLIETLNKYNWVIGDYTEEDDDSIGSISPEIMGHVYEKFVVGLENIGEIELDKIEIGKEVKIGRKKVGAFYTPEEITKYISKNTITPYLFDKLEVSKHYKDFDDFVDNASKEELKKALSVLNDIKILDPACGSGHFLVCAGELLFNMKNTICNKLYEKDGSFIRKHNAYDEVKNIIVNNLCGVDICNSAVEIAKLRLWLWLVSQLKDDSSKLEPLPNLEYNIKCGNSLIGWVDEPLVLPNYENDSLINRKKIEEKLNELNSLIIEEKLNKLNSLKVCEDEKEKNELNSLIKVCEDEKEKIEKVRKLLNKKVGTKKREKFDDIYVEAFHLLYLIYRTSHGGKAGILKTILEEIRKEIYNVINNCYLNYINSKLKAKDKISEKDFLNLNPFHWRIDFGWIVKNGGFDIVIGNPPYGNLLSNVEKLIVEKIYMSDTSEIAGVFVERGINVLENNGYLSYIITFAITFNKKLSKTREILRKNFEKIFISSFDRDKCRFFEGMSQSVSILRAKIKKINGGGTFYTSKMFREMPKNLNNIKYSPANEYLLLNNEDIGNRFDIQHRLPKIGGLLNLKILDTLLKNTNKAKNVIGTGCSTIWIRTSGNYWYNAWDKKPYESTEIKSMSVKEVWSNFIMLFMNSSLFYWWFRIYGDGRHMNMDILKAIPLPNEDTIKKDAKLLECVRNITMDKLFSVFDSGRNRFNTSDVKGYLDLIDLIIGKKYYNLQPYEIIHILNTDYEVRGGIKLYSPFYELIHYLAFLTLKKQKEDTDTINFMDIIINNLIYELYFKEKFYEDKIYNEPKEYLLEAVSKHLEPINYDKWAELYWKKQLENNLTSEEEQELKQLEENNIKTVKEVYNSIKEDKEINELINKIKSHKWVKIIECVNNSI